Proteins from one Candidatus Methylomirabilota bacterium genomic window:
- the frr gene encoding ribosome recycling factor has protein sequence MTNDVLNRAEASMRKGVEATVREFLGVRTGRASTALVQGITVDYYGTPTPLQQVATVATPETRLITIQPWDQSLVPAIEKAILKSDLGITPANDGRIIRITIPLLTEERRKELVRIVRRMTEEGRVAIRNIRRDANEKLKSLEKQKQISEDDLKKATDSVQKLTDKYIKEIEMALANKEKEILEF, from the coding sequence AACGATGTCCTGAACCGGGCAGAGGCGTCAATGAGAAAAGGGGTGGAGGCCACGGTGCGGGAATTCTTGGGAGTTCGCACTGGGCGAGCCTCCACGGCCTTAGTACAAGGAATTACCGTCGATTATTATGGGACCCCGACCCCGCTGCAGCAGGTGGCGACTGTGGCCACTCCAGAAACTCGGCTCATCACCATTCAGCCCTGGGATCAAAGCTTGGTTCCAGCCATCGAAAAGGCGATTCTGAAGTCCGATCTAGGGATCACCCCCGCGAACGATGGTCGGATAATCCGAATTACTATTCCTCTCCTGACCGAGGAGCGGCGGAAGGAGTTGGTCCGAATCGTCCGGCGAATGACGGAAGAGGGACGGGTCGCGATCCGGAATATCCGTCGCGACGCCAACGAAAAACTCAAGTCCCTCGAGAAACAGAAACAGATCTCCGAGGATGACTTGAAGAAGGCGACCGACTCGGTCCAGAAACTGACCGACAAGTACATCAAGGAGATCGAGATGGCCTTGGCCAACAAGGAGAAGGAGATTCTTGAGTTCTGA
- a CDS encoding phosphatidate cytidylyltransferase encodes MHGRRLLSALILIPLFFLVVVYGGEAGFALLMMGGAGFGLWEFIRLVDPLRGVWRILPLLGGLGLVGATYGGGLEWLSIGVTFLLLLQLSLSVIEAGEMEANLRRAALRFLGMLYVAGPLSLAVALRGMPGGVQYILLACGIVWVGDTGAYYAGSTLGRHPLAPRVSPHKSVEGSVAGLIASMGTAWILARALGMSLGPLPSLLFGGVIGAVGQIGDLAESFIKRALQVKDTGRLIPGHGGMLDRIDSLLFAIPVFYLWVRMGWI; translated from the coding sequence GTGCACGGCAGAAGACTCCTGAGCGCGCTGATCCTCATTCCCCTCTTTTTCCTCGTCGTGGTCTACGGAGGAGAGGCGGGCTTTGCCCTGCTGATGATGGGGGGTGCAGGATTTGGGTTGTGGGAGTTCATCAGGTTGGTGGATCCTCTTCGCGGGGTCTGGCGGATCCTTCCCCTTTTGGGAGGACTGGGTTTGGTCGGGGCCACGTACGGGGGTGGGTTGGAGTGGCTCAGTATAGGCGTGACGTTTCTTCTACTGCTGCAGCTTTCCCTGTCCGTTATAGAGGCGGGGGAAATGGAGGCGAACCTGCGACGGGCGGCTCTCCGCTTTCTGGGCATGCTGTATGTCGCGGGTCCGCTGAGCCTCGCGGTGGCGTTGCGCGGAATGCCAGGCGGGGTGCAGTACATCCTTCTTGCGTGCGGCATTGTGTGGGTTGGAGATACAGGGGCTTATTACGCTGGGTCCACGCTGGGGCGCCATCCCTTGGCCCCGCGGGTGAGCCCTCACAAGTCTGTAGAAGGGAGTGTGGCCGGGCTGATCGCAAGCATGGGTACGGCCTGGATATTGGCCAGGGCTTTGGGAATGTCGTTGGGCCCCCTTCCGAGTCTCCTCTTCGGGGGGGTGATCGGCGCTGTAGGACAGATAGGAGATCTGGCAGAGTCCTTCATCAAACGGGCCCTCCAGGTGAAGGATACAGGTCGCCTCATTCCCGGTCACGGGGGGATGCTGGATAGGATTGACAGCCTCCTCTTTGCCATCCCGGTCTTTTATCTCTGGGTCCGAATGGGATGGATCTAG
- the lnt gene encoding apolipoprotein N-acyltransferase: MKGTLLSGSMVWRGGLAVLSGVLLALSFPSFNLAPFAFGALVPLLVGLDGVPALQGTYLGIIAGLVCYLLSIPWVVHTMTTYGGLPLPLGFLLLIALSLYLALYVGVFAYGVTRLSARGTLAYLVGVPALWVGLEYVRTFLLTGFPWNLLGYSQYQYLSVIQIASITGVYGISFLLVLTNAGMALGCLLFRRGWRPVLLPVGGVGVLLLGVVLFGMGRMVSAETRRREIRVSVVQGNIEQGVKWDLGFQKRTVDIYRRLSREADKEADLIVWPETAVPFFLRERGSLRQQVLKVAEEVRSYLLVGSPDRTRGPSPRLYNSAFLISPRGKIVQKYDKIHLVPFGEYVPLQSLLFFVEKMATGIGNFKAGQDVTVFETPLGQFGVLICFEAIFPDQVRRYVLNGANFLVNITNDAWFGDSAAPYQHLSMATLRAVENRVYLVRAANTGISALIAPTGRILQQSDLFVEAVLSGTVTPGTAKTFYTRYGDLFAWACSLISVLLLATRGRRGRSEGGKP, from the coding sequence GTGAAAGGCACCCTGCTGTCGGGTTCGATGGTGTGGCGGGGAGGACTGGCGGTGCTGAGCGGCGTTCTTCTCGCCCTCAGTTTTCCCAGTTTCAATCTGGCACCTTTCGCCTTTGGAGCCCTTGTCCCGCTCTTGGTTGGGTTGGACGGGGTGCCTGCTCTCCAGGGAACTTACCTTGGGATCATCGCCGGGCTGGTCTGCTACCTCCTGAGTATCCCGTGGGTGGTTCACACGATGACCACATACGGGGGGCTCCCCCTTCCCCTCGGCTTTCTGCTCCTCATAGCCCTTTCGCTGTACCTTGCCCTCTACGTAGGCGTTTTTGCGTACGGAGTGACTCGGTTATCGGCCAGGGGTACTCTCGCCTATCTCGTAGGGGTGCCCGCCCTCTGGGTGGGTCTGGAATACGTGCGAACCTTCCTCCTCACCGGGTTTCCCTGGAATCTGTTGGGGTATTCCCAATACCAATACCTCTCGGTTATCCAGATCGCATCCATCACCGGTGTCTATGGGATCTCTTTTCTCCTTGTTCTCACCAATGCCGGCATGGCACTAGGCTGCCTCCTCTTTCGACGGGGATGGCGGCCCGTGTTGCTCCCCGTGGGAGGTGTGGGCGTTCTCCTTCTCGGGGTAGTTCTGTTCGGGATGGGACGAATGGTGTCGGCCGAAACGCGGCGGAGAGAGATCCGGGTCTCGGTCGTCCAGGGGAATATTGAACAAGGGGTCAAGTGGGACCTCGGATTCCAGAAGCGGACTGTCGACATCTATCGGCGTCTCAGCCGGGAGGCCGACAAGGAGGCCGATCTCATCGTCTGGCCCGAGACGGCCGTCCCCTTTTTCCTCCGCGAGAGAGGGTCCTTGCGTCAGCAGGTGCTCAAGGTGGCCGAGGAGGTCAGGTCTTATCTCCTTGTGGGGAGCCCGGATCGGACCCGTGGCCCGTCGCCCCGTCTGTACAACAGCGCCTTTCTCATCTCTCCAAGGGGGAAGATTGTGCAAAAATATGATAAAATCCATCTGGTCCCCTTTGGCGAATACGTCCCTTTGCAATCACTCCTCTTTTTCGTGGAGAAAATGGCCACAGGGATCGGGAATTTCAAGGCGGGACAGGACGTCACGGTCTTCGAAACTCCCCTGGGGCAATTCGGGGTTCTGATCTGCTTTGAAGCTATTTTTCCCGATCAGGTCCGGCGGTATGTCCTCAATGGCGCCAACTTCTTGGTGAATATCACGAATGACGCCTGGTTCGGCGACTCTGCTGCGCCATATCAGCACCTGAGTATGGCGACCCTGCGGGCGGTGGAGAACAGGGTCTATCTCGTCCGGGCTGCGAATACGGGGATCTCTGCTCTGATTGCGCCGACCGGCCGGATCTTGCAGCAGTCAGATCTTTTTGTCGAGGCCGTGCTTTCCGGGACGGTCACTCCCGGAACGGCCAAAACCTTCTACACCAGGTACGGTGATCTGTTTGCCTGGGCGTGTAGTTTGATCAGCGTTTTGCTCCTGGCCACGAGGGGAAGGAGAGGGCGCAGCGAAGGAGGGAAACCATGA
- the prfB gene encoding peptide chain release factor 2 (programmed frameshift), which translates to MTTDLGKRLEALGAKLGNLGGYLDLPEKAKRTGQLEQAAQHPDFWKESDRAQRVLKELGNLKEQLTLHAAFRTEIEDQRTLLELAREAEDEETLREVDRTVKTLEQRIGDLEIRVALSEPHDRGNAILSINPGAGGTESQDWAQMLLRMYLRWCEGKGFKTQVLDLQPGEEAGIKGAVVSVVGAYAYGYLKAEVGVHRLVRISPFDASRRRHTSFASVAVLPEVEEVEVDINEKDLRIDTFRASGHGGQHVNVTDSAVRITHVPTGTVVSCQNERSQHKNRALAMKVLRSRLYEHFREKREKEMQALAGEKKEIAWGSQIRSYVLAPYQLVKDHRTGVETGNVEAVLNGGIDQLVDAYLFHAARRASS; encoded by the exons ATGACAACAGATCTCGGAAAAAGGCTCGAGGCCCTGGGGGCGAAATTAGGAAACCTTGGGGGCTATCTT GACCTGCCGGAGAAGGCAAAGCGGACCGGACAGCTAGAGCAAGCCGCCCAGCACCCTGACTTCTGGAAGGAGTCCGATCGAGCCCAACGTGTGCTGAAGGAGCTCGGAAATCTGAAGGAACAACTTACGCTCCACGCTGCCTTCCGTACCGAGATAGAGGACCAGCGGACACTCCTCGAACTGGCCCGGGAGGCTGAGGACGAAGAGACGCTGCGGGAGGTCGACCGGACGGTCAAAACGTTAGAGCAACGGATCGGCGATCTGGAAATTCGTGTTGCCCTCTCGGAGCCCCACGATCGGGGCAATGCCATTCTCTCGATCAATCCGGGGGCTGGTGGAACCGAGTCTCAGGATTGGGCGCAGATGCTTCTTCGGATGTACCTTCGCTGGTGCGAGGGGAAAGGATTCAAGACGCAGGTCCTCGATCTGCAGCCGGGGGAGGAGGCGGGGATCAAGGGGGCGGTCGTTTCCGTAGTCGGTGCCTATGCCTATGGATACCTCAAGGCAGAGGTCGGGGTGCATCGATTGGTCCGGATTTCCCCCTTTGATGCCAGTCGCCGCCGGCACACCTCCTTTGCCTCGGTCGCCGTGCTACCAGAGGTTGAAGAGGTAGAGGTCGACATCAATGAGAAGGACTTGAGGATCGATACATTCCGGGCGAGCGGTCATGGTGGGCAGCATGTGAATGTGACCGACTCGGCCGTTCGCATTACCCACGTCCCGACCGGGACGGTGGTCTCCTGCCAGAACGAGCGTTCCCAGCACAAGAATAGGGCCCTCGCCATGAAAGTGCTCCGATCCCGGCTCTACGAGCATTTCCGGGAGAAGCGAGAGAAGGAAATGCAGGCCCTGGCCGGTGAAAAGAAAGAGATCGCGTGGGGTTCTCAGATCCGGTCCTATGTCCTCGCGCCGTATCAGCTGGTCAAGGACCATCGAACAGGGGTGGAGACCGGCAATGTGGAAGCGGTGCTGAATGGAGGAATCGACCAGTTGGTGGACGCCTATCTCTTTCATGCCGCTCGCCGCGCCTCATCTTGA
- the lysS gene encoding lysine--tRNA ligase — protein MEEINQLIRERRRKLEELRRIGIDPYGSRWEVNALAGELQQRYRETPATVLETEPVSVSLAGRVMSLRDHGKATFAHLRDRSGQIQIYLRKDVLGAETYQLLKLTDIGDLLGVTGHLFRTQTGELSVWVQGFRILTKSLWPLPEKWHGLVDVETRYRQRYLDLVANPEAAMIFTRRSQIIREIRDFFDQRGFLEVETPMMQGVAGGAAARPFKTYHNALGIDLYLRIAPELYLKRLLVGGLDRVYEINRNFRNEGVDTRHNPEFTMLEFYQAYADYRDLMALTEEMVPHLCRTILGTEQLTYQGERINLSPPWPRLAVAEALRKVGGVQEEDLGDIERVRAVAGHRGIQVKAEWGWGKLLDELMAHLVEPHLIQPTFLVDFPLELSPLAKQKPDDPRLAERFELFVAGMELVNAYTELNDPQEQRRRFQEQLQERERGDEEAHRMDEDFVRALEYGMPPAAGEGIGIDRLVMLFTDSPSIRDVILFPQLRPKGEGIGPPGSSDVV, from the coding sequence GTGGAGGAGATCAATCAACTGATTCGGGAACGGCGGCGAAAGCTCGAGGAGCTCCGGCGAATCGGGATCGACCCGTACGGCTCTCGGTGGGAGGTCAATGCGCTGGCGGGTGAGCTCCAGCAGCGCTATCGAGAGACACCGGCCACTGTTTTAGAGACGGAGCCGGTTTCGGTGAGCCTCGCCGGTCGGGTGATGAGCTTGCGCGACCACGGCAAGGCCACCTTTGCCCATCTCCGAGATCGGTCCGGCCAGATTCAGATTTACCTCCGCAAGGACGTGTTAGGGGCGGAGACGTACCAGCTCCTCAAGCTGACAGATATCGGCGACTTGCTGGGGGTCACGGGTCACCTCTTTCGCACCCAAACCGGCGAACTTTCCGTATGGGTCCAAGGGTTTCGTATCTTGACCAAGTCCCTGTGGCCGTTGCCGGAAAAGTGGCATGGGCTCGTCGACGTCGAAACCCGGTACCGCCAGCGATATCTCGACCTTGTGGCAAACCCTGAGGCAGCGATGATCTTTACCCGTCGGTCCCAGATTATTCGTGAAATTCGCGACTTTTTTGACCAGCGAGGGTTTCTGGAGGTTGAAACTCCCATGATGCAAGGCGTGGCGGGGGGTGCGGCAGCTCGGCCATTCAAGACCTACCACAATGCGTTAGGCATCGACTTGTATTTGAGAATTGCTCCTGAGCTGTACTTGAAGCGGCTTCTGGTGGGCGGGCTGGACCGCGTGTACGAAATTAATCGCAATTTCCGAAACGAAGGGGTCGATACCCGGCATAATCCCGAGTTTACGATGCTGGAATTTTACCAGGCCTATGCCGATTACCGCGATCTGATGGCCCTGACGGAAGAAATGGTGCCTCATCTCTGTCGGACGATCCTCGGAACCGAGCAGTTGACCTACCAAGGAGAGCGGATCAATTTGTCCCCCCCCTGGCCCCGCTTGGCGGTTGCGGAAGCCCTGAGGAAGGTAGGCGGAGTTCAGGAGGAAGACCTGGGAGATATTGAGAGGGTTCGAGCCGTGGCCGGGCATCGAGGTATTCAGGTCAAGGCGGAGTGGGGGTGGGGGAAGCTGCTCGACGAGTTGATGGCGCACCTGGTCGAGCCCCACCTCATTCAGCCGACGTTCCTCGTGGACTTTCCTCTCGAGCTTTCCCCGCTGGCCAAGCAGAAACCGGACGATCCTCGCCTTGCGGAACGGTTCGAGCTCTTTGTGGCCGGGATGGAACTCGTGAACGCCTATACCGAGCTGAATGACCCCCAGGAGCAACGCCGGCGCTTTCAAGAACAGCTCCAGGAAAGAGAACGAGGGGATGAGGAAGCGCACCGGATGGACGAGGATTTTGTGCGGGCTTTGGAGTATGGGATGCCGCCGGCTGCCGGGGAAGGGATTGGGATAGACCGTCTGGTCATGCTCTTCACCGACTCGCCCTCTATCCGAGATGTCATTCTGTTTCCGCAGCTCCGCCCCAAAGGAGAGGGTATTGGCCCCCCTGGGAGTAGCGATGTCGTATGA
- a CDS encoding lipoprotein-releasing ABC transporter permease subunit: MSYEFFIGLRYLKSKRRQALISLITLISSGGIALGVMALIVVISVMSGFERDLRDKILGTNAHVVLLRFGEKGIADVDRLIPRVAQIPHAVGVAPFTLHQVMLTSRFGVMGAVLRGVDPEQEKRVTDLERNMKEGSLDALRQVSEGIILGKALAAGLGVKLGDPVNVVSPVGGGVSPLGMAPRVKQFTLVGVFEAGMYEYDAGLAYIPIPAAQAFFRMGDAVTGVGIKLDDIYRAPQVAGHLQEELGFPFFTKTWMEMNKSLFSALKLEKTVMFIILVMIVLVAAFGIVSTLTMVVMEKTREIAVLKSMGARAAGIMKIFMIEGIVIGAVGTFLGLLGGLVVTANLDGIVRFVERVFGINAFPRDVYFLDKLPHQVNTPDVVAVVIVALVISFLATLYPSWQASRLNPVEALRYE; the protein is encoded by the coding sequence ATGTCGTATGAATTCTTTATCGGGTTGAGGTACCTGAAATCGAAGCGGCGGCAGGCGCTTATCTCGCTCATCACGCTGATCTCGAGTGGCGGGATAGCGCTGGGTGTTATGGCCCTGATCGTCGTCATCTCGGTTATGAGCGGCTTTGAAAGAGATCTCCGGGACAAGATCCTCGGAACCAATGCGCACGTGGTCCTTCTCCGGTTCGGCGAGAAAGGGATAGCCGATGTCGATCGGCTCATCCCTCGGGTCGCGCAAATCCCGCATGCAGTGGGTGTAGCACCCTTTACCCTGCACCAGGTCATGCTCACCTCTCGTTTCGGGGTGATGGGAGCAGTGCTTCGGGGGGTCGATCCCGAACAGGAGAAGCGGGTCACCGACCTGGAACGGAACATGAAAGAGGGGAGCCTAGATGCCCTCAGACAAGTGTCCGAGGGGATCATCCTTGGCAAGGCCTTGGCAGCCGGTTTGGGGGTGAAGCTGGGGGATCCGGTCAATGTCGTCTCCCCTGTCGGGGGTGGGGTATCTCCTCTGGGGATGGCCCCCCGCGTCAAGCAGTTTACGCTGGTCGGGGTCTTCGAGGCGGGAATGTACGAGTATGATGCGGGATTAGCCTATATCCCCATCCCGGCCGCCCAAGCTTTCTTTCGGATGGGTGATGCGGTAACCGGGGTCGGGATTAAGCTCGACGATATTTACCGAGCCCCGCAAGTGGCTGGCCATCTCCAGGAAGAGTTAGGATTCCCCTTCTTTACGAAGACGTGGATGGAAATGAACAAGAGCCTTTTCTCGGCATTGAAACTCGAGAAAACGGTGATGTTTATCATCCTGGTGATGATCGTCCTCGTGGCGGCCTTTGGAATTGTGAGCACGCTGACCATGGTGGTGATGGAGAAAACCAGGGAGATCGCCGTCCTGAAATCGATGGGTGCCAGGGCAGCCGGCATCATGAAGATCTTCATGATCGAAGGGATTGTCATCGGGGCGGTGGGCACGTTCCTCGGCCTGCTGGGGGGGTTGGTCGTCACCGCCAATCTGGACGGGATCGTCAGGTTCGTCGAACGCGTCTTTGGAATTAACGCCTTCCCTCGAGACGTGTATTTTCTGGATAAACTACCCCATCAGGTGAACACCCCGGATGTGGTGGCGGTGGTGATTGTGGCCCTCGTGATTAGTTTTCTGGCCACCCTGTATCCATCTTGGCAGGCCTCACGGCTGAACCCGGTGGAGGCACTCAGATATGAGTGA
- a CDS encoding ABC transporter ATP-binding protein has product MSEFLQVRDLRKSFRMGAEELHILKGVNLSVRRGEFLAIAGPSGVGKSTLLHILGGLDRPTAGEVYYEGVEISRLPEGELAEFRNQTVGFVFQFHHLLPEFTALENTMMPALIGRQPLVRAQEAAKGILQRVGLAERLAHRPGELSGGEQQRVAIARALALSPDVLLADEPTGNLDSKTGEAIFDLLRELNQEQGLTVVLVTHNEWFARRTDRLLRMADGQLGEVAVTRTGAE; this is encoded by the coding sequence ATGAGTGAATTCCTCCAGGTCCGAGATCTTCGTAAGTCCTTTCGGATGGGGGCCGAGGAGCTCCACATCCTGAAGGGGGTGAATCTCTCGGTCCGACGGGGGGAATTCCTCGCCATCGCGGGCCCGTCAGGGGTGGGAAAGAGTACGCTCCTTCATATCCTGGGAGGGCTGGACCGGCCCACGGCGGGTGAGGTATACTATGAGGGTGTCGAGATCTCCCGGTTGCCCGAAGGGGAACTGGCGGAGTTCCGGAACCAGACGGTGGGCTTCGTCTTTCAGTTCCACCACCTCTTGCCGGAGTTCACGGCCTTAGAGAATACCATGATGCCGGCCCTAATCGGCCGGCAACCCTTGGTGAGAGCCCAGGAGGCAGCGAAAGGTATCCTCCAGCGGGTGGGACTGGCCGAGAGATTGGCACACCGGCCAGGCGAACTCTCCGGTGGTGAGCAGCAACGAGTTGCCATTGCGAGGGCGCTCGCGCTCTCCCCCGATGTGCTTCTTGCCGATGAACCCACCGGGAATCTGGACTCGAAGACGGGTGAGGCGATTTTTGACCTGCTTCGGGAACTCAATCAGGAACAGGGCCTCACGGTGGTTCTGGTGACCCATAATGAGTGGTTTGCGCGGAGGACAGACCGTCTGCTTCGGATGGCGGATGGTCAGCTCGGGGAAGTGGCAGTTACGCGTACAGGAGCTGAATAA